The following are encoded in a window of Colletotrichum lupini chromosome 3, complete sequence genomic DNA:
- a CDS encoding 2-(S)-hydroxypropyl-CoM dehydrogenase codes for MSEIPSEPPSRSLKGKVAIVTGAGCAGDGIGNGRAISILLADDGCHVVCVDRDLSWARKTCDLVAAKPGRGEALAVQGDVTSSTDCEIIVQTALEKFGRVDILVNNVGIAGAAGTAVEVDMKQWATGLDVNVSSMVLMAKYAIPAMLKNDGESKGAIVNMGSVAGLKGGTPHLLYPTSKGAIVNMTRAMAAHHAKDGIRVNCVCPGMLYTPMMYAGGMSEEARAARKGRSLLGTEGNGWDAACAVVFLASNHARWMTGVILPVDAGTTAAVGIGMTKAASVNG; via the exons ATGTCAGAAATTCCTAGCGAACCACCATCCCGATCCCTCAAAGGCAAGGTGGCCATTGTCACTGGAGCTGGGTGTGCAGGAGATGGCATTGGAAACGGGCGTGCCATTTCTATTCTCCTGGCCGATGACGGCTGTCATGTTGTTTGCGTCGATAGAGACCTGTCATGGGCGCGCAAAACCTGCGACTTGGTAGCTGCGAAACCTGGGAGAGGCGAAGCTCTGGCTGTTCAAGGGGATGTGACTTCTTCCACAGATTGCGAAATCATCGTTCAAACGGCATTGGAGAAATTTGGTCGGGTTGATATTCTAGTCAACAACGTTGGAATTGCTGGAGCCGCAGGTACCGCAGTCGAGGTGGACATGAAACAATGGGCAACGGGTCTCGATGTCAACGTTTCCAGCATGGTTCTCATGGCGAAGTATGCCATCCCAGCTATGCTCAAAAATGACGGAGAAAGCAAAGGTGCAATTGTCAACATGGGCAGCGTCGCTGGCCTGAAGGGAGGCACCCCGCACCTTTTATATCCGACGAGCAAAGGCGCAATTGTCAACATGACGCGAGCAATGGCGGCACACCATGCGAAAGATGGAATTCGCGTGAACTGCGTCTGCCCCGGG ATGTTGTATACACCCATGATGTACGCTGGTGGAATGAGTGAGGAAGCCAGAGCTGCAAGGAAGGGAAGGAGCCTGCTAGGAACGGAAGGGAACGGCTGGGATGCTGCTTGTGCGGTTGTCTTTCTGGCCAGTAATCATGCAAGATGGATGACTGGTGTGATTCTACCAGTCGACGCCGGCACTACTGCAGCTGTTGGAATTGGGATGACCAAGGCTGCTAGTGTGAACGGCTAG
- a CDS encoding AMP-binding enzyme, whose amino-acid sequence MLFVPDQSLPQLPSIPDTVPLCDFMFDEQYGRHPVATSLDPYTCGLSGSSISAQEQKGRVEALARSLAQEFGWSVNQGSEFDKVVGIFALNTVDIMGLSWAVHRLNGISSPANAMYNAEELTHQLVTSKCKALFTVQSLLPVALKAAKAAGIPECCIYLCDMPGQQEAKFEQYETVAELILRGQTLPQLEPIKWNRGQGQRQTAFLCYSSGTSGLPKAVMISHKNVIANIIQLSLFDQADRDAIAPAYRDIGLGLLPQSHIYSLIIICHASTYRGDSVIVLPKFDLNTYLRTIEYFKINTLYLVPPLVIAMINNLETLKKYDLSSVKRVWVGAAPLGLEATNALLSAYPSWKITLGYGMTETCVVVTSGTPRDIVVGSSGLILPGFEIMLVDPDGKRVDTYNEPGEVWVKSPSVVLGYLNNESANRDTFVHTENGRFIKTGDVGEMRKAPSGKEHLWIVDRIKELIKVKGHQVAPAELEACLLGHSSVADCAVISVPDDRAGEVPKAYIVKSGPCSEKGIQEYVQARKAPHKWIKGGIEFVDAIPKSPSGKILRRLLRDREKQRQYLRDIRNVHLVTKGSLSANFGYAYMSKPVTALVVWNNLKYRITALAFDIHYKQAHSHADSRDYVCLEKAQGQSKSCFGRGTRTHALADGRIVQDARLRGDHSLLTIEKQPGWFQDKFILGHEGCGQIIKLGDQVLDSEFKVGDIVALNAVPGCGASHCDECSRDLAQICEVGHHSGIGQDGFYAPYAAIDVRGLAHVPQGVSPAEAAVATDAVTTAYHAVHRRGEVKADETVFLFGLRGLGFNALQIVLNIGARVIVSDIRESLLEEAAAIGVPRADLVPPGKKVQEFVIEQGLTGKIDTVLDFVGTHQTFEDAQQIVRRGGKLLCIGSLDTENTIHMKIGTRKRLSYIFSYGGQVKDLREVLQLIAKGNIRPRVETAKLSDFPDVLERLERGEIKARVALMHE is encoded by the exons ATGTTGTTCGTCCCTGACCAATCTCTTCCCCAACTCCCAAGCATTCCCGACACAGTGCCCCTCTGCGATTTCATGTTTGATGAGCAGTATGGACGGCACCCCGTTGCGACATCTCTTGATCCCTATACTTGTGGACTGAGTGGTAGCAGTATCTCGGCCCAGGAACAGAAAGGTCGTGTTGAGGCCCTTGCGAGATCATTGGCTCAGGAATTCGGATGGAGTGTCAATCAGGGCAGTGAGTTCGACAAGGTGGTCGGCATATTTGCTCTCAACACT GTGGACATAATGGGATTATCCTGGGCCGTCCATCGCTTGAATGGCATCTCTTCCCCTGCAAACGCGATGTACAATGCAGAAGAGCTCACACATCAACTCGTGACATCAAAGTGCAAAGCGCTCTTCACCGTTCAGTCTCTTCTGCCCGTCGCACTGAAAGCTGCTAAAGCTGCCGGTATTCCAGAGTGCTGCATCTACCTCTGCGACATGCCTGGCCAGCAGGAGGCGAAGTTCGAACAGTACGAAACGGTCGCTGAGCTTATTCTTCGAGGCCAAACTTTGCCACAACTTGAGCCAATCAAGTGGAATCGTGGTCAAGGACAAAGACAGACAGCATTTCTCTGCTACTCCAGTGGTACCTCTGGTCTACCG AAAGCGGTCATGATCTCACACAAAAATGTCATTGCCAACATTATCCAATTGTCACTTTTTGATCAAGCAGACCGAGACGCCATTGCTCCGGCGTATCGCGACATTGGACTTGGCCTTCTACCTCAATCCCACATCTACAGCCTGATCATTATATGTCACGCCTCAACATATAGGGGCGACTCGGTAATCGTGCTACCAAAGTTCGACTTGAACACATACCTCCGCACAATAGAGTATTTCAAAATTAACACCCTCTATCTCGTTCCGCCGTTGGTTATCGCAATGATCAACAATCTTGAAACACTAAAGAAATACGATCTTTCCTCCGTCAAGCGGGTGTGGGTCGGGGCGGCACCGTTAGGGCTGGAGGCAACTAATGCATTGCTCTCCGCGTATCCCTCCTGGAAGATAACTCTCGGATATGGCATGACAGAAACATGCGTCGTTGTCACTTCCGGTACGCCTAGGGACATTGTCGTTGGCAGTTCCGGCCTGATTTTGCCAGGCTTTGAGATCATGCTCGTTGACCCGGACGGCAAGCGGGTGGACACATACAACGAGCCGGGCGAGGTGTGGGTGAAATCGCCAAGTGTTGTGCTCGGCTACCTGAATAACGAGTCTGCAAATCGCGACACTTTCGTTCACACGGAGAATGGTCGCTTCATCAAGACAGGAGACGTCGGGGAAATGCGGAAGGCACCCAGCGGAAAGGAGCACCTCTGGATCGTGGACCGAATCAAAGAACTCATCAAAGTCAAG GGTCATCAAGTTGCTCCGGCTGAACTAGAGGCGTGCCTATTGGGCCATTCAAGCGTGGCGGATTGTGCCGTCATTTCTGTGCCGGATGATCGTGCCGGCGAAGTCCCAAAGGCTTACATTGTCAAGTCGGGGCCATGTTCCGAGAAGGGTATCCAGGAGTACGTGCAGGCCAGGAAAGCTCCCCACAAATGGATCAAGGGAGGCATCGAGTTTGTGGATGCGATTCCCAAGTCTCCTTCGGGCAAGATACTAAGACGGTTGTTGAGAGACCGTGAGAAGCAGCGGC AGTACCTTCGAGACATCAGGAACGT GCACTTGGTGACCAAAGGTAGTCTGTCGGCAAACTTCGGCTATGCCTATATGAGTAAGCCGGTCACAGCGTTGGTGGTCTGG AACAATCTCAAGTATCGAATCACGGCATTAGCTTTCGATATTCACTACAAGCAAGCCCATAGCCATGCAGATTCCCGCGACTATGTTTGCTTGGAGAAAGCACAAGGGCAATCCAAATCCT GTTTTGGAAGAGGTACCCGTACCCATGCCCTCGCCGACGGGCGTATTGTGCAAGATGCTCGCCTCCGGGG TGACCACTCGCTTCTCACCATCGAAAAGCAGCCCGGCTGGTTTCAGGATAAATTCATTCTT GGCCACGAGGGGTGCGGTCAAATCATCAAGCTTGGAGATCAGGTTCTTGACTCAGAATTCAAAGTG GGCGACATTGTGGCTTTGAACGCTGTTCCAGGATGTGGCGCTTCCCACTGCGATGAATGTTCGCGGGACTTAGCTCAGATATGCGAAGTTGGCCATCATTCCGGCATCGGTCAGGATGGATTCTATGCTCCGTACGCGGCTATCGATGTCCGTGGACTTGCACATGTTCCTCAAGGAGTCTCACCCGCTGAGGCTGCGGTGGCCACTGACGCCGTTACCACCGCTTACCACGCTGTTCATCGAAGAGGCGAAGTCAAAGCAGATGAGACCGTTTTTCTATTCGGCCTGAGAGGCCTGGGATTCAATGCTCTTCAAATTGTCCTGAACATTGGGGCAAGAGTCATTGTCTCTGATATCAGAGAAAGTCTGCTCGAAGAGGCTGCCGCCATTGGGGTCCCTCGGGCAGACTTGGTTCCGCCAGGGAAGAAGGTTCAAGAATTTGTCATTGAACAAGGATTGACCGGTAAAATCGACACCGTCCTCGATTTTGTCGGCACTCATCAGACCTTTGAGGATGCTCAGCAGATAG TTCGTCGAGGTGGGAAGCTGCTATGCATTGGTAGTCTCGACACCGAAAACACCATACATATGAAGATTGGAACCAGGAAGCGACTCAGCTACATCTTCTCTTATGGAGGTCAGGTAAAGGACCTGAGGGAAGTTTTGCAACTCATTGCCAAAGGCAACATTAGGCCCAGAGTTGAGACGGCGAAATTGAGTGACTTTCCCGATGTCTTGGAACGCTTGGAAAGAGGGGAAATCAAAGCCAGAGTTGCTTTGATGCACGAATGA
- a CDS encoding primary-amine oxidase, with amino-acid sequence MIKDTTSLPGYTIFHHEEGDQAPDLSKQAVMHPLDPLSIDELRVAARLIREHRNASSVKFNCLTLREPTKSEYAEFRAGRGPRPERRAFAIILAERGSSKVAEVIVNLAKGEVETWKAVSEVAPTLTLEDLDVTERVARLNPKIIEVCREIGITDMSKVFFDAWAIGFDHRWGFERRLQQGLPYYRKSSMDNQYAHPLDFSVVVDTETEEVLAIDVRHVNGERTKVPLDEHNYLPDFIQESYDGTRLKPIDITQPQGVSFRMQGNELFWAGYKMHIGFNYREGIVISDVRIHDQQQQQDRTLFNRISVVEMVVPYGNPDPPHQRKHAFDVGEYGSGLMTNSLKLGCDCKGEIHYLDAVMTTSKGEPAMIKNAICIHEEDNGLLYKHTDFRDGSVISARDRKLVISQIITAANYEYAFYHTFTLDGTYKLEIKLTGMLNTYCMHPSESAAPYGTEVASRLNAHNHQHIFSLRIDPEIDGRNNSVLQSDAVPSDAPVGSQENPFGNGFYCKKTPLRTSEEGAAVYCHETSRAWDIINPNSINPSAKKPVGYKIINPNCPPLLAKPGSMVYKRAAFARKSLWVVPYKDYELFPAGDYVCQSTGEEHPHNQTIVDWVARNESIENTDIVCYIQFGLTHFPRTEDFPIMPAEPVSVMLRASNFFEKNPGLWVPPSSVCVDRTSKDAFCANEGKRGCARL; translated from the exons ATGATCAAAGACACAACTTCTCTTCCTGGTTACACAATCTTCCATCATGAAGAAGGCGACCAAGCTCCTGACTTGTCTAAGCAAGCAGTGATGCATCCTCTTG ATCCGCTGTCAATCGACGAATTACGAGTTGCTGCCAGGCTCATCCGTGAGCACAGAAACGCTAGTTCGGTCAAATTCAATTGTCTAACTCTACGTGAACCTACCAAGAGCGAGTATGCAGAGTTCCGTGCAGGGCGAGGGCCGCGACCCGAACGGCGTGCCTTTGCTATCATACTGGCAGAGCGTGGTTCGAGCAAGGTTGCCGAGGTCATTGTCAATCTGGCCAAAGGCGAGGTTGAGACCTGGAAAGCAGTATCGGAGGTCGCACCGACCCTGACTCTTGAAGACCTCGACGTTACGGAACGAGTTGCCCGGCTGAACCCCAAAATCATTGAGGTTTGCCGTGAGATTGGCATTACCGATATGTCCAAAGTGTTCTTCGACGCCTGGGCCATTGGATTCGACCACCGTTGGGGGTTTGAACGGCGTCTGCAGCAAGGTCTGCCCTACTACCGAAAGTCATCAATGGACAACCAGTACGCACACCCCTTGGACTTTTCCGTGGTTGTGGACACCGAGACGGAAGAGGTCCTCGCTATTGACGTCCGACATGTCAACGGAGAACGGACCAAGGTCCCGCTGGACGAACACAACTACCTACCAGACTTTATTCAAGAGTCATACGATGGCACTAGGCTCAAGCCTATCGACATCACCCAGCCGCAAGGCGTTTCGTTTCGCATGCAGGGGAACGAGCTTTTCTGGGCGGGCTACAAGATGCATATCGGTTTCAATTACCGGGAAGGCATCGTGATCTCAGACGTGCGCATTCACgaccaacaacaacaacaagatCGAACACTGTTCAACCGCATTAGCGTTGTCGAAATGGTTGTCCCGTACGGCAACCCTGATCCACCACACCAGCGGAAGCACGCCTTTGACGTTGGTGAATACGGCAGCGGCCTTATGACGAACTCGCTCAAGCTTGGCTGCGATTGCAAGGGCGAGATCCATTATCTCGACGCAGTCATGACGACATCCAAAGGCGAACCAGCAATGATCAAAAACGCGATTTGCATCCACGAGGAGGATAACGGACTTCTCTATAAGCATACGGACTTTCGTGATGGCAGTGTTATTTCAGCCCGTGATCGGAAGCTCGTCATTTCCCAGATCATCACGGCGGCCAATTACGAGTATGCTTTCTACCATACCTTTACTCTCGACGGCACATATAAACTCGAGATCAAGCTGACGGGCATGTTGAACACGTATTGCATGCACCCGTCCGAGTCGGCAGCTCCGTACGGCACCGAGGTTGCGTCCCGATTGAATGCCCATAATCACCAGCATATCTTCTCGTTGAGAATTGATCCCGAGATTGATGGGCGAAACAATTCAGTGCTACAAAGCGACGCGGTACCATCGGACGCGCCCGTGGGATCACAAGAAAACCCCTTTGGCAATGGTTTCTATTGCAAAAAGACACCTTTGCGTACTTCGGAGGAGGGTGCTGCAGTGTATTGCCACGAGACGAGTCGGGCGTGGGATATCATCAATCCGAATAGCATCAACCCTTCAGCCAAAAAGCCGGTTGGGTACAAAATCATCAATCCCAATTGCCCGCCTCTTCTGGCCAAACCAGGGAGCATGGTATACAAACGGGCGGCGTTTGCTCGCAAGAGTCTTTGGGTAGTGCCGTACAAAGACTACGAGCTTTTCCCGGCTGGGGACTACGTCTGCCAGTCGACGGGAGAGGAGCATCCGCATAACCAGACAATCGTGGATTGGGTGGCTCGGAACGAGTCTATCGAAAACACAGATATTGTGTGCTACATTCAATTTGGTCTCACGCACTTTCCCCGGACGGAGGACTTCCCAATTATGCCAGCAGAGCCGGTGAGCGTGATGCTGCGGGCGTCCAACTTTTTTGAGAAGAACCCAGGACTTTGGGTACCGCCGTCGTCGGTGTGTGTCGATCGGACGTCCAAGGATGCATTCTGCGCCAATGAGGGGAAGC